The following are from one region of the Nicotiana tomentosiformis chromosome 7, ASM39032v3, whole genome shotgun sequence genome:
- the LOC104116576 gene encoding probable sugar phosphate/phosphate translocator At3g14410 — translation MADPQKKWVSEDVVTYSYLLLYIALSSGQIFFNKWVLSSKDINFPYPLGLTLLHMVFSSILCFVLTKVLKIMKVEEGMTLDIYMSSVIPIGAMFAMTLWLGNTAYLYISVSFAQMLKAIMPVAVFILGVAAGLEVMSCRMLLIMSVISFGVLVASYGEININWVGVVYQMGGVVGEALRLIFMEILVKRKGLKLNPISVMYYVSPCSALCLLIPWIFLEKPKMDEQRTWSFHPLILTLNSLCTFALNLSVFLVIQHTSALTIRVAGVVKDWVVVLLSALLFADTKLTLINLFGYAIAIAGVAAYNNHKLKKAAFPGSSDESQPTQSIPLIPSTNSNN, via the exons ATGGCGGATCCGCAGAAAAAATGGGTGAGCGAAGATGTGGTAACATATTCATATCTTCTCCTCTATATTGCACTCTCTAGTGGTCAGATCTTCTTCAACAAG TGGGTTTTGTCTTCAAAAGATATAAACTTTCCTTATCCTCTTGGATTGACTCTACTTCACATGGTTTTCTCCTCAATTCTGTGTTTTGTGCTTACCAAGGTTCTGAAG ATAATGAAAGTTGAGGAAGGGATGACTCTAGATAT ATACATGAGTTCGGTCATACCAATTGGTGCAATGTTCGCTATGACACTTTGGCTTGGGAACACTGCTTATCTCTATATTTCAGTTTCATTTGCTCAGATGCTGAAAGCAATCA TGCCTGTAGCAGTTTTCATTCTGGGGGTAGCAGCTGGACTCGAAGTGATGAGCTGCAGAATGCTTCTCATAATGTCAGTAATCAGTTTTGGTGTACTTGTGGCTTCTTATGGGGAAATAAATATTAACTGGGTAGGTGTTGTCTATCAAATGGGAGGTGTAGTTGGAGAAGCTTTGAGGCTTATATTTATGGAGATTCTGGTGAAACGGAAGGGCCTGAAGCTCAACCCCATATCTGTGATGTACTATGTCAGCCCATGCAG CGCTCTTTGTTTGTTAATTCCATGGATCTTTTTGGAGAAACCAAAGATGGACGAACAGAGGACATGGAGCTTCCATCCTCTTATTCTAACCCTAAATTCTCTATGTACCTTTGCCCTGAATCTGTCTGTTTTTCTGGTGATTCAACATACAAGTGCCCTGACAATTCGTGTTGCTGGAGTTGTCAAAGATTGGGTCGTTGTGCTGCTCTCTGCCCTACTTTTTGCGGATACAAAATTGACATTAATTAATCTTTTTGGTTATGCTATTG CTATTGCAGGTGTAGCTGCATATAATAATCACAAGCTAAAAAAGGCAGCTTTCCCAGGAAGCTCAGATGAGTCTCAACCCACTCAATCTATACCTTTAATACCATCTACAAATTCCAATAACTAG